Genomic segment of Panicum virgatum strain AP13 chromosome 2K, P.virgatum_v5, whole genome shotgun sequence:
ATTGCTTCTTCCTCAGGACAAAGGAACATAAGTGATTTCCCTTTCTTATTGTAACGAGCTGTACGGCCAACTCTATGGATGTAATTATCAATGCTTTCTGGGCAATCAACCTGCAAATGCACTAAACAGGTTACAGCATGAAAAATACAGGAAAAATAATAGTTCTCAAAGTAGTGGCATACCTGTACCACCCAATCCACATTCTGTATATCCAGTCCTCTGGAGGTTATATCAGTCGAGAACAGAACTGAAGTAGATTCATTGAAATCTGCAACTATGGCCTGCTGTACTACATGTGTCATCCGTCCATGCATACATTTCAAAGGAATACCAGGACGAAGTTtcttaaaaatttcaaaaacaaaTTTAACCTGCAGAAGTCCAATATTGGAAGAAATTAACAACATTTACGTGTAGATCAATGTAACTAAGCAACACAGTGTACTTTTCAGAGGAATAATAAATGATTACCTGTTTGACACTAGATAAGAAGACTATCGTCTTTGAATTTAGATGCCTTTTAATGAAGCTCCAGAGCATATTTAGCTTCTGCTCTAGAGGTACAATCATGGCATACTGCTCAAGAGTATCCGGGGTGGCTGTTTTAGCTTCCTCATGCACACTTATATATTCAGGATCCCTTAGGCTAACCCTTGCAAGGTCCTTAACTGATTTTGTTTGTGTAGCAGAAAACAGTAAAGTCTGTCTAACTTTGGGAATCTGAGAAATGATAGCATCAACCTGACTTTTGAAACCATGATCAAGAATTTGATCTGCCTCATCAAGCACCAATATCTGTTTTCcacaggaaaaaaaaggaacactTCAGATTATCTAAATCTCCAAATTTGGCATTCACTATTATCATAGAACAAGATATGCCTGTTGACCTGGAGCTGTGAGCAGTCGAAATTGGGAGTTTCATTGAAGTGCTGGACTAACCGCCCAGGTGTGCACACTAAGATATTCAAGCTGTTCACACGTTCCTTCTCCATCTCGATACCTTTGCGCTTACCAACAATAACACCAGCACTGAAGCCATGCAACTTCCCCACCTTGTTCATCACAGCATAAATTTGCCCAGCCAAATCGTTTGTGGGGCAAAGAATAATGCAGCCCACACCATCCTCTGGACCCCATCTCTCTCTATACAGCTTCTCTATAACCTGCAAAAAGAATGAATGTGATGAGGTAAAGCTGACAAGGAATCCTAGCTGCTATGGTCAATCACACTTTGCTGTAGGGGGCTATGGACATGCAAATATGATGAATTGGACAGGCGAGGTGTAAGTGTAACAAGCAGCAATTTACAGGGAACAATTCAGAATTCTCAGAGATAAAGTTAAAATTCCGATCGCAATTCATAGTCCTAGGGCCGTTCTTCCTTCTGCGTCCCCAACACCCAAATTTTAGGTGGCAGATAAGCAGCAGCGTGGGCTTTACCGGGATGACGAAGGCCAGGGTCTTCCCGGAGCCGGTCTTGGCCGCGCCGAGGACGTCCCGGCCGCAGAGAGCGTGCGGCAGGGCGGCGCGCTGGATCTCGCTCATCTTCGTGAAACCCTCCTTCCGCAGCGCATCCTTGGTCATCTGCGACAGCGGCAACTCGTCAAACAGCGTGCACGCGCTGTACCCCGGGTGCTCCCCGACAGCCGGAGGCGAcgggcccgctccggcggattTCGAGGGCGGCGGGGCCTTGGTGCCCGGAAGGGGCTTGCCGGCTTCGATCCATTCGTTGAGGAGACGGATCTCGTCGGCCTCCTCGAGGCGGGTCTGCTTCGccgcaccgcggcggcgctgcgggcggcGCATGGCGCTAGGGTTTAGAGCTCTGCGGGAAGGAGGGGGTGAAGGTTTTAGGAGTGCGGCTCtggtgctagggtttggggattTTAACTTTATATTATAACAATCGACATCTTCTAttatttttgtaaatataaaatcAGCACGGGAGAGAAAATCTTTACATTTTTATCATTTTTACTCACATGGCTGCCAACGCGTCACTCCAGCTCGGCTCCAAAGTCAGCATATGCCCCCTGCGCGCGGTCCCGGACATGATTTGTTCGGCCCGCGGGCCCAGATCCAGCCCACACCACTCCTCTCCTCCGCAACCTCCgctcgcagcgccgccgccgccggcggcacaGCAGCCCCGCCATCCGCGGCCGTCGTGCCGTGCCTCAATGTCGCTGCCATCGAAGCGCTGTACCCCAAGTACCCGCACGCGGCCGGCCCCGGCGATGATGGCGGCGGCACGTGCGCCATCTGCCTCGGCGAGTTCGCAAGCGGCGACGCGCTGCGCCGCGGCCCCGGGTGCGGGCACCGCTTCACGCATGCTGTGCCGCGCGGTGGCTCCGAGTGAGCGCCACCTGCCCCGTGTGCCGCGACTCCCCCGTCGCCACGCTGCTCGCGGAGGCCGCCGTGCCCCTTGCCGCCCACGCACGGTGACGCAACATGCACGTGTGCTTGATGCTGTTGCGTTCGACCGGTCGACCCTAGAGCTGATTCCCATATCACCAATCCGACTCCGACTTGCGGCCGAGCTGGAATCCAATCGACGACGTCGCCGGTGCAGTGTCATCCTCGTCGGTGCACGTGGGCGCTCAGCCCCAGATGTGCTCGGAAGGGACGCGAACGGCAGCTTCCGCCGATGGTGTCGGCCGCGACCCCTGTTCGACAACTTTCTCCGCCTCGCGGACGCGCTCGCATCGCTCCAGGCCGAGACGCGCACCGTGCGGCGATGCGGCGACGCCACCAGCCTcatgtaacatcccaaaatttaCTAAATTAAATCATACgctaaatattttcaaaaattatttttttcatcgttgagctcaaaccctagttcCTCCCCAGAGCTTTCCGCCGTCCCGGCACCCGACTTCATTTATTGTTCCACCCTTTTTTCCGCTGACCGtacttctctctttttcctcgccgTTGTCATATCCCGCGCCCccgaacgccggtcggccacgcgcgaccgATCGCCGTGGTCGGCACCGACGCGTCtcccccttttctcttttccctctcccctttttatttctctttctccctttttcccattttcttttcttttctccattcttctttttctttttcccttcctcccttccctctctctgcCCCGAgcacggctcggctcggcttgcccggcccctccctcccctgtcgCGCACGCccggccacgccgcccctcctcctctcccgtgCCGCCTGCCCCgagcgccgctccgccgcgccctgccGCTTCCCCGAgcgcgcgcctcccctcccGGCCGCGTGCACCCACACTGCCCCGCCCGCACGCGCACCAGCGCTGCGTCGCCTGGCCGCGCACACGCCGCTGCTCCCTGCCCCACCGTGTGCACGCGAACGCGCGCCTCGCCGTGCCCacgtgcgcgccgcgcgccgctcgtcGCTGCCGCTCTGCTCGCCAGCCCCACGCACGCGCACGACCCGCCGTGCCGGTCCGCGCGCACGCAAAGCGCGtgcccggaacgccgccgcgccgcccgttgCTGCACGTCgccagccccgccgcgccgcccgccaagTGAGCTGTGCGCCTTCGCctgtgccgcctcgccgcgggGGCGTGAGCCGAGGCCGACGTCGGCCACAGCAGCACCCACGTGCTCGGAGCACTgcacgccgctccgcgacaacTCGACACGGCCGCCCGCCATTACTCCCGCCTGCATCGCTCGCCGGCCGACCTCCCCGTCGCGACCCATCCCCCACCGACCTATAGCGCCTATAAAGAGGCACCCGGCGTAGCTCGCCATCCGTACAGCCCTGCCCCCCAGCCATAGCTTCTCCTCCctagcgccagcgccgccgccacgcatcACCAGAGCCACTCGCCCCTGCCCTTTTCCCCctcgctcccggccgccgctgTGGCCCAGAacggccgaatcggccgccgccgacgcctccggctgcctcccctgttctggtcaggaggagggggaagaagaagggcaaataTGCCCAGAACCCCTTCCCCTCTCTCCTAATTAATTAAGAGCCCTTCCACCCTtggttttctttcaaataaaacccTGTCCTTTATGGTAATTACAAACAAAAACTCCACTACATAAACTTAATTATAAATAGGACCCTACTCTTTTCCCGAATGACCCAAACCTTTCCAGAAATTACAAACAGACCCCTGCCTTCTCGAGAATGATTACAACTAGGTCCCTGATTCCTATTCTAGCCCCTGAACCCTTGTAAAATCTATTATTTCGTGCACCAAACGAACTCTGATcggcccgaaactttaccacgcctttcTTAACCTAGTTTCGGCCAAGCTATTAGGAAACCACATGAAAACATTACTCCAAACTCTGTATCTTAATcattcccgattcgagctcaacgataaaacttttatttctttttcttgattgtgtgtttgtttatacgtgtcgtagaccacggtgtgaacgaaggagagcctgttgacgagcagtactgtgagcccatgaacgaggaccagcttcgcgaccccgagcccgaaggatagtgcttcgaccaggatctccccgaaggcttcgaagacggcaagttcaatcccatcctttgtgcatgcttttgtcctagtttttataatcACAACCCATTGGCcagttttacaaaattgcatatgttttgcttgcataaaaacacggttggatagccaccccttgattggtgataaccattccttgaccacctagattaatgtctgattttgcttggacgttaatcgatactagAACACTTAGGACCTGCTACtttatacaacttgttttataaagaaaaggtgtgtgtgggaagggataaaagtggattttcgaaagatgagtctagacgggatggatgacatttcagtgtgatttgccgtttggtgtgctcgtgccggtgtggcagggcaaggaagggagatatccatcttgtcacccctaaggaccgagttggtgttacatctcacctaactccactatcgtgcaaaccacccgaccgttgtatgggcaacggcttagcataaatcccactagttagtctgatagccatcaggagagctgagagcaacgggtgactaaggaaaagggataagccccgagtgtcTTATGcccggttaaacctaggtgaaaggtcgatgaccccttggtgcatcccgtgatggctagtcaggtctagctaaggtgggtaatggctttgttgggatctgcaccgacactaaggtgatcgagttgcggtaccccgcttgtgggtaaagttgcacacctctgcagagttgaaacctattcgaatagtccgtgcccacgatactgggcgagttatggtgtggtctcacaactagtgtttaccTTGGGATgagttggcgtgagttgttttggaaatgtgtccgacagttgtgccgtgtgctacggcggatgaggagtccggtagcagtcttaAAATTTGGATCCTGTGAGGATCAACCTTTGGTGTTACTCGGTgaaagaaaactggttttggaaaatgctttctttcaattgaaccctgcataaaatattgctttccgcaaatcaaaTCCTGGCCTTATCTTTGATTTACCATGTGCATGATATTCTGTTtaaaccccctccgtgggtgtggttggacttgctgagtacgcttgtactcaccccattctttatttctacagaagaagatcccgaCTTTGTacccgacgacgttgagtaggggtaccgtcctgcacccagccttgcctgtggattagggtcacccgcaggagataccgcatggcgcaagactctgaagattttctctttgtttttaatatcattgcgtgtgtgtggattgtaatcctcgcgatagtggcgtttctctgctcactaccgcgtagagttgtacggtaatgaaccatcttatgtaataaatgtgtcatcagcctcctgggactgatgtttgtaacacatttaagtcttctcttatgaggggacgcttcaggtggtatcagagccgtaggttggccgtaggacgtgaccctaggagcgaaaccctttTTCTGACCCTTTTTCACTAGGATTTTTCCTTCCTTGATCcttctttcacacaaacactcaccacttgttcttgccctgttccagatgactgacaatggatggatcggcggaatctgtcacgcagagcccggcctttcTAAGTTGTTGAtgctcagcctggaacgcatcggagttgtggacccaccagagtttctctaccgggagtacgactccaagggcactcttcggtgcgacctgatgatcttcgtggcaaggagcacccgctacccagatgtggacccttggttcatctccaccattGGTTTCCGCTTCCCGGACATCTATCGAAAAgccgcccgaaaagccctgcgacgcCTACGCGTGATCTATAgacatcaccttcagcggactcctatgggatttttctcgCTGACtaaaggaagaggacgcacatggattgcccggatgagaggacttggaagagaagaagacttagaagacacggtctctcacctatccatctatctcaccggcctggatgagctctaccgcgaacaagcggcacaactgaagcaacaagtccacagagcagagaaggcaacccaagagctagatgaacaacggacaagagccgtacacgccgaatattccctagccgctctccaagtccaaatgcaagaaaaagaggtagaactggaagaacatcaggcaagagccacacgcgccgaggaatccctagccgccctccaagccCGAATGCGAGAGTACGAGGCTCAcagaggaataggtggatgaatagaggaagaagaagaagaacccatggaaacccattgggatgtaggtactcagacagaagaagaacccgaagaaacccattgggataaaggtactcagaccgaagatgacgcgatggatcagtatcttccactgaagaagcgccatcttaggatcgaggaagagtccccatgataggagtagcatcccaagctagaacctttgccctaataatcgtgtaaccATGAAGtttgtaccccaccatgttgtaataataaatatcacctactccctttgtgtaccccaaataattgtgcaagtttttcaccttatctttgttttcagatggctgaggaaggatggacccagggcgactgccaagctgcacctggcttccccagtttgttgatcaatgccctggagagccttggcgttatggaacgcccaaggtactacagcagagagtacgagcatcatggcactctccgctgcagggtgatcatagtcatcgccagaagtgatcgctaccccgacatccagttaTGGCGAGTGACCACTACGGgatttaggcaccaggacacctatcccttggccatcaggaaggcactccgttacctgtgccggattttcgaagaacacctagctCCCACGCCATTGAGGTTCTTTccaccggccatcagaaccctagtttgggaagcacgcatgagaagtctggaacggcgccgccatgaagtggaccctctgtaccaagtggctacctacctagccgccttggatcagctctttgacgaacAAGAcaacattctgagggagcagacccatcgagccgagcaagcagagctcacgGTGAGACTGCAATAGGTACGAgtagcccaagccgaggcaagagtcGTAGCCgtagccgcggtcagcagtgaagcagtcgctcaggagagcctcaggcaagcccgagaccggcgtatgcaagaatggaccagaagcgGAACCCcggtcccggcaattggggaagaccaagttctactcgggacacccgttataggatggggaccactcgtgataaccccacaagccccacccgagaaccctggagGATCTACCGCCACCGTCGTAAGAGAAGCTGTTGCGCAACCCCTGGAGAACGGAAACTTGGAAGACGGCGAGTCGTCTGTTCCCCTGGAAGCACGTtccgccccagaagaaggctcgccctgCGAGTAGATTGACCGACACCATcctagtgttgtaccctcccagcTCCCTGGCTTGAGTTGTACCCTTAGTGTGAACCTGTACCCagtcgtgtagtacgcgttttagtTTTGTCctcgtgttgtaccctcccttgcagtTATGAAgtgttgtgcttgttgtttgccatgtttgtatgcttgttagttgtgtgcttttcggcagaagttagattctgccttttcaaaaaaaaatatgatttaaataacttaaacatcacttaatcctaaatctcacaaaaactctactCAATTTActgatggcttcccgaagcattacgagggcctcccgcattcggAACCCTCCAGTCACTGTTGTAGGAGTGCAGCCgaatggacagaaccctcctcaggatgaacaagaagtgagccagaactgaggagaaaatcaagaagtgccactgccaccaccaccacccctcggggacctggcacaaataatccacaatcagaccctcatcctagaaacactggccaatgcgcTTGTCAATAGGCAGCCACGAGGACAAACCATGAATGATAAGCTGACGGCCTtcctgaggaccaagccgcccacctttgctGGATCTAGCAACcctttggatgcagatgactggctgcgtgtgatccagaggaagcttgagCCATTCGAGTGCCAGAATAGAGATAAAGTTctgctggcagcacatcaactcaccgggtctgccttagcctggtgggagaattactgcgctgccgccaaagatgcctccaccatcacttggaatgaattcgtgaaggagttccgccactaccatatcccctcggccaccatgaagcgcaaggcggatgaattcTGCGCACTACAGCAAGGAAGTATGACAGTGGAAGAGTAtacacaccagtttatggagctggctcgctatgcaccagaagaagtaaacgacgacgagaagaagcaggatatgttcaagaaaggactaaacccagaactcaggaccctgctcacccctcagatctatcctgatttcaacactttgatgaacaaggcgatcctcacagagaaggccaagattgatgaaagaaaggataacaagcgcaagttcctggagagcaagTCCCGCCAGCAGGAACGTTTCCAGAggcccagaagcttcagctacaacgcaccaaggtcccaagccccaatgcagtacagaactcagtctcaagtgacaggaccacgggcccctaacacccagcccagaagccagaacaccatgagggccccgcaaAGTAATGCAAGacaggtcaccaccaacaatagcaatgtgagggcctgtttcaactgtcgTGAGACAGgacatttcatcgccgactgcccctatgccaagaacaagccatctacgtcagccttctccaatacagtgaatggaccaaggccagtcctgtcaggtgccaacagagtgcccatccgcaacaacagcaacgccaacaacaacagtcagcagatgaggcagccccagcagtcattcggacgagcccgcgtcaaccacatcaacgcacaggaggctcaaggagctcagggcgtagtactcggtgagtacctagtcagctcagcccttgcaacagtattatttgattctggagcatcacactcattcatatcctcgagtttcgtggaaaagcacaaaatacctacagtactactaaaaacacccctaataacccggacgcctggaggtgacatcaagtgccaactaggttgtctacgggtaagaatcaatttaagtggggtagaatttttagcagacttagtagtactAAAGTCCAAGGGAATAGATGTGATctttggaatggactggttaagtcgacacaatggcctcataggatgtactgacaaggtggtacacctcaCGAACCCGGAAGGAGTCCGAGTGATCTGTCATACCCGGGAGAGTGGATcgaacccgatggtgtttagcatggaagccaagtccttagaagaagtcccagtggtgaatgaatacccagatgtctttcctgaagaacttcccggtatgccaccggatagggatgtagagtttgttattgaccttgtccctgaaaccgcccctatagccaagagaccctataggatggcagcctccgagttggcagaattaaagaaacaactagaggaactacaacgaattggcttcatcaggccaagttcgtctccttggggagccccggttttATTTGTCAGGAAGAAGGATGGAAGTATGAGGCTGTGTGTggattaccgggcactaaacgaagtcactatcaagaacaagtaccccctccccaggatcgatgacctttttgatcagttgaaaggggccaagtacttctccaagatcgatctgaggtccggatattttcagctcaagattggGGAAAGCGATATCCCGAAAAcggcctttgtcacccgatacgggcagtttgagttcacagtgatgtcttttggactgacaaatgcaccgtCTTATTTCAttaacctcatgaacaaggtgtttatggacgagttagataagtttgtcgtagtcttcatcgatgacatacttatttactcgaagagcattcaggagcacgagcagcacttgagagtagttttggaaaagctgagagtgcataggctatacgccaaattcagcaagtgtgagttctggctggagaaagtagctttccttggtcatattctgaccgcagaaggagtagcagtggacccagagaaggtcgaagcagtctccaactggcatcaaccgaccaacgtcagtgagatcataagttttctcggattagctgggtattatcgaagattcattgaaggattttccaagatagcccggcccatgatagagctgctcaagaaggagaagaaattcacctggacagagtcatgttAGAGGAGTTTTCAAGAATTAAAGAATAGGTTGACaaccgccccagtgctgaccctaccggacattcatcgggattttgtcatctattgtgatgcatcccgacaaggattgagttgtgtactcatgcaagacgggaaagtcgttgcatatgcttcccgccagctcaggcctcatgagcagaattatccaacccatgatctggaacttgcagccgtagtgcacgctcttaaaatttggaggcattacttgattggaaataagtgcgaaatctataccgaccataagagcctgaagtacatcttcacccagccggatcTAAACCTaagacagagaagatggctggaattggttaaggattataacttggaaatccattaccacccgggGAAAGCAAACGTAGTAACCaatgccctaagtcggaaatcctatgggCCCAAGGatgaccatttacgagaggaaatggcacgattaaacatgcacattgtccctcaaggttccagccaagtgctgaacgttcaatccacacTAGAAGACAGAATCAGAAAGGCACAAAGTTCGGACAAGgggctgatggaaatccggaggcagactggagaaaataaggcaccagattttagggtggataataggggaaccttatggtataaagatagaatttgtgtgccccagaaaggagacttcaggcaaataatcatggatgaagttcacaactcggcatattccattcacccaagatccaccaaaatgtatatggacttaaaacaaaaatactgGTGGAACGGGATGAAAgcggatattgcacggtttgtcgcccgttgtgatacttgtcaaagaATTAAGGCcaaacatcagaagccagcagggctgttgcaacccctacccatcctgGTTTGGAAGTGAgacgagataggaatggattttgtagtgggtttacccagaacccagaaaggacatgactccat
This window contains:
- the LOC120689645 gene encoding DEAD-box ATP-dependent RNA helicase 32-like; its protein translation is MRRPQRRRGAAKQTRLEEADEIRLLNEWIEAGKPLPGTKAPPPSKSAGAGPSPPAVGEHPGYSACTLFDELPLSQMTKDALRKEGFTKMSEIQRAALPHALCGRDVLGAAKTGSGKTLAFVIPVIEKLYRERWGPEDGVGCIILCPTNDLAGQIYAVMNKVGKLHGFSAGVIVGKRKGIEMEKERVNSLNILVCTPGRLVQHFNETPNFDCSQLQILVLDEADQILDHGFKSQVDAIISQIPKVRQTLLFSATQTKSVKDLARVSLRDPEYISVHEEAKTATPDTLEQYAMIVPLEQKLNMLWSFIKRHLNSKTIVFLSSVKQVKFVFEIFKKLRPGIPLKCMHGRMTHVVQQAIVADFNESTSVLFSTDITSRGLDIQNVDWVVQVDCPESIDNYIHRVGRTARYNKKGKSLMFLCPEEEAMLEKLKATESKIPIHIRKPKAEQLEQISQNIASVLVKFPNLQQLGKRAFVTYLKSVYLQKDKKVFDLSRFSAEQFAAYAASLGLPVTPTIRFISHKKNVSKKDMVDLDKKKMTSSSKPEVIINPQVNSDLNKGEEDDDILYPKKKPTADANMDDGLDDVLCPKEPGTDTNTEPEKVIELVKPLKKKKLKINVHRPVGTRVKYDDEGNAIPPLASVAEEVASEPIVHKDKISQRYSEMLREMREHDKEDKLEHKKSLREKKLQKKLKLKRKRQEETEVESEEDSGSESDRGQDVVRKGKKRYFNSDDEGDDTVKDGDVLAQQEALALKLLSKMHS